One bacterium genomic window, TGAACTGTACGATGCATTCATCGAGTTCGTCTCCCGCGATACGAATCGAGGTCTCGGTAATAATCCCCGACAGCGAGATGACGGCGATTTCGGTGGTGCCACCACCGACGTCAATGACCATGCTGCCGATGGGCTCGCTGACCGGCAATCCCACCCCGAGAGCCGCCGCCATGGGTTCGGCGATGAGATAGACTTCCCACGCTCCGGCATGCTCCGCCGAATCGCGAATGATCCGTTTTTCCGATTTGGTGACGCCGGACGGAACGCACACAATGACCCGCGGACGCAACAGGCGATTCTTCTGCGCCTTGCGAATAAACGCGCGGATCATTACCTCGGCGAGTTCGTCGTCATCAATGACACCGTCGCGCATGGGGCGGATGACTTCCAGATCGCGGTGGGTCTTGCCGAGCATCTCGCGGGCTTCGTTGCCGATGGCGATGACGCGGTTGTCGCGCTTGCGCACCGCCACCATGCTGGGTTCGCGCACGACGATCCCCTTGCCCTTGACATAGACAAGAGTGTTGCAGGTGCCAAGATCAATGGCGATTTCATTGGAAAGGAAACTACCCAATGACAAGGGCATGGATTCCTCGGGGATGGTTTAGGAAGATGCTACGGCTTGTGCGCCGGGCGGCTCGACGGTCGCGCCTAACCTTCATCGGAGAGAATGATTCGATCATCGGGTTTGGGGGGTTCGACGCCTCGCCGTTTCTCGAATTCCCAGAGATATTGCAGGATCAGCGGTTGTTCTTCGGGATCCACTCGAACGTAGGTGGCATAGTAACCGCCCCACTGGCAGACGAGCTTCTGGGCGCGCCTGGCGTCAATCGCCTCCTTCATGGTAGGCAGCTTGCGCGTCATGCGGCCGACCAGTTCGTAGATTGCGCCCCTTACGTCGCGGCGAACGATGTAGTCTTTGCCCGCGTAGCGGACGCGGGAAGATGACCTCACGTAGAGAGGTGGATCAAGGCTTCTGGGCCATTGCATGAGTGACTCCGCTTCAAGAATCAGTGTCGAAAATGTCTT contains:
- a CDS encoding rod shape-determining protein; translation: MPLSLGSFLSNEIAIDLGTCNTLVYVKGKGIVVREPSMVAVRKRDNRVIAIGNEAREMLGKTHRDLEVIRPMRDGVIDDDELAEVMIRAFIRKAQKNRLLRPRVIVCVPSGVTKSEKRIIRDSAEHAGAWEVYLIAEPMAAALGVGLPVSEPIGSMVIDVGGGTTEIAVISLSGIITETSIRIAGDELDECIVQFMRRNYNLLIGERTAEEIKIRIASAVKLEQELSIVAKGRDLVEGVPKAIEINSIEIREALSEPISQIVDAVRTALEKTPPELAADIRDRGIVMTGGGALIKGLDVRLREETSLPVILADDPLTCVVRGTGKVLDDFETYQKVLITS